Proteins from one Escherichia coli genomic window:
- the yiaY gene encoding L-threonine dehydrogenase encodes MAASTFFIPSVNVIGADSLNDAMNMMADYGFTRTLIVTDNMLTKLGMAGDVQKALEERNIFSVIYDGTQPNPTTENVAAGLKLLKENNCDSVISLGGGSPHDCAKGIALVAANGGDIRDYEGVDRSAKPQLPMIAINTTAGTASEMTRFCIITDEARHIKMAIVDKHVTPLLSVNDSSLMIGMPKSLTAATGMDALTHAIEAYVSIAATPITDACALKAVTMIAENLPLAVEDGSNEKAREAMAYAQFLAGMAFNNASLGYVHAMAHQLGGFYNLPHGVCNAVLLPHVQVFNSKVAAARLRDCAAAMGVNVTGKNDAEGAEACINAIRELAKKVNIPAGLRDLNVKEEDFAVLATNALKDACGFTNPIQATHEEIVAIYRAAM; translated from the coding sequence ATGGCAGCTTCAACCTTTTTTATTCCTTCCGTGAATGTTATTGGTGCTGATTCATTGAATGATGCAATGAATATGATGGCAGATTATGGATTTACCCGTACCTTAATTGTCACCGACAATATGTTAACGAAATTGGGTATGGCGGGTGATGTGCAAAAAGCACTGGAAGAACGCAATATTTTTAGCGTTATTTATGATGGCACCCAACCTAACCCCACCACGGAAAACGTCGCTGCAGGTTTGAAATTACTTAAAGAAAATAATTGCGATAGCGTGATTTCCTTAGGCGGTGGTTCTCCACACGACTGCGCAAAAGGTATTGCGCTGGTTGCAGCCAACGGCGGTGACATCCGCGATTATGAAGGCGTTGACCGCTCTGCAAAACCGCAGTTGCCGATGATCGCCATCAACACCACGGCGGGTACGGCATCAGAAATGACCCGTTTTTGCATCATCACCGATGAAGCACGTCACATCAAAATGGCGATTGTGGATAAGCACGTCACTCCGCTGCTTTCTGTCAATGACTCCTCGCTGATGATCGGTATGCCGAAGTCACTGACCGCTGCAACGGGTATGGATGCCTTAACGCACGCTATTGAAGCGTATGTGTCTATTGCCGCCACGCCGATCACCGACGCTTGCGCACTGAAAGCGGTGACTATGATTGCTGAAAACCTGCCCTTAGCCGTTGAAGATGGCAGCAATGAGAAAGCGCGCGAAGCAATGGCTTACGCTCAGTTCCTCGCGGGTATGGCGTTCAACAATGCGTCTCTGGGTTATGTTCATGCGATGGCGCACCAGCTGGGCGGTTTCTACAACCTGCCACACGGTGTATGTAATGCTGTTCTGCTGCCACACGTTCAGGTGTTCAACAGCAAAGTCGCTGCTGCACGTTTGCGTGACTGCGCTGCTGCGATGGGTGTTAACGTGACAGGTAAAAACGACGCGGAAGGTGCAGAAGCCTGCATCAATGCCATCCGTGAACTGGCGAAGAAAGTGAATATCCCGGCAGGCTTGCGTGACCTGAACGTGAAAGAAGAAGATTTCGCGGTACTGGCGACCAATGCCCTGAAAGATGCCTGCGGCTTTACTAACCCGATTCAGGCAACTCACGAAGAAATTGTGGCGATTTATCGCGCCGCAATGTAA
- the aldB gene encoding aldehyde dehydrogenase AldB encodes MTNNPPSAQIKPGEYGFPLKLKARYDNFIGGEWVAPADGEYYQNLTPVTGQLLCEVASSCKRDIDLALDAAHKVKDKWAHTSVQDRAAILFKIADRMEQNLELLATAETWDNGKPIRETSAADVPLAIDHFRYFASCIRAQEGGISEVDSETVAYHFHEPLGVVGQIIPWNFPLLMASWKMAPALAAGNCVVLKPARLTPLSVLLLMEIVGNLLPPGVVNVVNGAGGEIGEYLATSKRIAKVAFTGSTEVGQQIMQYATQNIIPVTLELGGKSPNIFFADVMDEEDAFFDKALEGFALFAFNQGEVCTCPSRALVQESIYERFMERAIRRVESIRSGNPLDSVTQMGAQVSHGQLETILNYIDIGKKEGADVLTGGRRKLLEGELKDGYYLEPTILFGQNNMRVFQEEIFGPVLAVTTFKTMEEALELANDTQYGLGAGVWSRNGNLAYKMGRGIQAGRVWTNCYHAYPAHAAFGGYKQSGIGRETHKMMLEHYQQTKCLLVSYSDKPLGLF; translated from the coding sequence ATGACCAACAATCCCCCTTCAGCACAGATTAAGCCCGGCGAGTATGGCTTCCCCCTCAAGTTAAAAGCCCGCTATGACAACTTTATTGGCGGCGAATGGGTCGCGCCCGCCGACGGCGAGTATTACCAGAACCTGACGCCGGTGACCGGGCAGCTACTGTGCGAAGTGGCGTCTTCGTGTAAACGAGATATCGATCTGGCGCTGGATGCTGCGCATAAAGTGAAAGATAAATGGGCGCATACTTCGGTGCAGGATCGCGCGGCGATTCTGTTTAAGATTGCCGATCGAATGGAACAAAACCTTGAACTGTTAGCGACGGCTGAAACCTGGGATAACGGCAAACCCATTCGCGAAACCAGTGCTGCTGATGTACCGCTGGCGATTGACCATTTCCGCTATTTCGCCTCGTGTATTCGGGCGCAGGAAGGTGGGATCAGTGAAGTTGATAGCGAAACCGTGGCCTATCATTTCCATGAACCGTTAGGCGTGGTGGGGCAGATTATCCCGTGGAACTTCCCGCTGCTGATGGCGAGCTGGAAAATGGCTCCCGCGCTGGCGGCGGGCAACTGTGTGGTGCTGAAACCCGCACGTCTTACCCCGCTTTCTGTACTGCTGCTAATGGAAATCGTCGGTAATTTACTGCCGCCGGGGGTGGTAAACGTGGTCAACGGCGCAGGTGGGGAAATTGGCGAATATCTGGCGACCTCGAAACGCATCGCCAAAGTGGCGTTTACCGGCTCAACGGAAGTGGGTCAACAAATTATGCAATACGCCACGCAAAACATTATTCCGGTGACGCTGGAGCTGGGCGGCAAATCGCCAAATATCTTCTTTGCTGACGTGATGGATGAAGAAGATGCCTTTTTTGATAAAGCGCTGGAAGGCTTTGCACTGTTTGCCTTTAACCAGGGCGAAGTTTGCACCTGTCCGAGTCGTGCCTTAGTGCAGGAGTCAATCTACGAACGCTTTATGGAACGCGCCATCCGCCGTGTCGAAAGCATTCGCAGCGGTAACCCACTCGACAGCGTGACGCAAATGGGGGCGCAGGTTTCTCACGGGCAATTGGAAACCATCCTCAACTACATTGATATTGGTAAAAAAGAGGGCGCAGACGTGCTCACCGGCGGGCGGCGCAAGCTGCTGGAAGGCGAACTGAAAGACGGTTACTACCTCGAACCGACGATTCTGTTTGGTCAGAACAATATGCGCGTGTTCCAGGAGGAGATTTTTGGCCCGGTGCTGGCGGTAACCACCTTCAAAACGATGGAAGAAGCGCTGGAGCTGGCGAACGACACGCAATATGGCCTGGGCGCGGGTGTCTGGAGCCGCAACGGTAATCTGGCCTATAAGATGGGGCGCGGCATTCAGGCCGGGCGCGTGTGGACCAACTGTTATCACGCTTACCCGGCACATGCGGCGTTTGGTGGCTACAAACAATCAGGCATTGGCCGCGAAACCCACAAAATGATGCTTGAGCATTACCAGCAAACCAAGTGCCTGCTGGTGAGCTACTCGGATAAACCGTTGGGGCTGTTCTGA
- a CDS encoding type II toxin-antitoxin system HicA family toxin, translating into MKSADVIAILKQHGWEHIRTRGSHHQFRHPVHPGLVTVPHPKKDIKPGTLAQIGRQAGLTF; encoded by the coding sequence GTGAAAAGTGCAGACGTGATCGCCATCCTGAAGCAGCATGGCTGGGAACATATTCGAACCCGTGGTAGTCATCATCAGTTCCGCCACCCTGTTCATCCGGGTCTGGTGACGGTTCCGCACCCTAAAAAAGATATTAAGCCCGGTACGCTGGCGCAAATTGGGCGTCAGGCTGGTTTAACATTTTAA
- a CDS encoding glycoside hydrolase family 127 protein → MNISEVDLHKLTVSDPFLGQYQQLVRDVVIPYQWDALNDRIPEAEPSHAIENFRIAAGLQDGEFYGMVFQDSDVAKWLEAVAWSLCQKPDAELEKTADEVIELVASAQCEDGYLNTYFTVKAPEERWSNLAECHELYCAGHLIEAGVAFFQATGKRRLLEVVCRLADHIDSVFGPGESKLHGYPGHPEIELALMRLYEVTEEPRYLALTNYFVEQRGAQPHYYDQEYEKRGQTSHWHTYGPAWMVKDKAYSQAHLPIAQQQTAIGHAVRFVYLMTGVAHLARLSHDESKRQDCLRLWNNMAQRQLYITGGIGSQSSGEAFSSDYDLPNDTVYAESCASIGLMMFARRMLEMEGDSQYADVMERALYNTVLGGMALDGKHFFYVNPLEVHPKSLKFNHIYDHVKPIRQRWFGCACCPPNIARVLTSIGHYLYTPREDALYINIYAGNSIEVPVENGTLRLRVSGNYPWQEQVTIAVESPQPVRHTLALRLPDWCTQPQITLNGEEVEQDIRKGYLHITREWQEGDTLNLTLPMPVRRVYGNPLVRHVAGKVAIQRGPLVYCLEQADNGESLHNLWLPTDAPFTTFEGKGLFRHKILIQAPGYRYEQSNPKQQPLWHYDSAPAKRQPQTLTFIPWFSWANRGEGEMRIWVNEEKHCHP, encoded by the coding sequence ATGAACATTTCGGAAGTCGATCTGCATAAACTGACGGTCAGCGATCCGTTCCTCGGTCAGTACCAACAACTGGTCCGCGACGTGGTGATTCCTTATCAGTGGGATGCCTTGAACGATCGTATCCCAGAAGCGGAACCCAGCCATGCGATTGAAAACTTTCGCATTGCCGCAGGACTGCAAGACGGTGAATTTTACGGGATGGTGTTTCAGGACAGCGACGTCGCCAAATGGCTGGAAGCGGTAGCCTGGTCGCTGTGCCAGAAGCCGGATGCCGAACTGGAAAAAACTGCTGACGAGGTAATCGAACTGGTCGCTTCCGCCCAGTGCGAAGATGGCTATCTCAATACTTACTTTACGGTAAAAGCGCCCGAAGAACGCTGGAGCAATCTGGCGGAGTGTCATGAACTTTACTGCGCCGGTCATCTGATTGAAGCCGGAGTCGCCTTCTTCCAGGCCACGGGCAAACGGCGCTTGCTGGAAGTGGTTTGCCGTCTGGCCGATCATATCGACAGCGTATTTGGTCCAGGTGAAAGTAAGTTACACGGTTATCCTGGTCACCCGGAAATTGAACTGGCACTAATGCGCCTGTATGAAGTGACCGAAGAGCCGCGCTACCTGGCGCTGACGAACTATTTTGTCGAACAGCGTGGTGCGCAACCGCACTATTACGACCAGGAATATGAAAAGCGCGGGCAGACCTCGCACTGGCACACCTACGGCCCGGCGTGGATGGTGAAAGACAAAGCCTACAGCCAGGCACATTTGCCCATCGCACAGCAGCAAACCGCCATTGGTCACGCGGTACGTTTTGTCTACCTGATGACCGGCGTCGCGCATCTCGCGCGTTTAAGTCACGATGAAAGCAAGCGTCAGGACTGCCTGCGGCTGTGGAACAATATGGCCCAGCGTCAGTTATATATTACCGGCGGCATTGGCTCACAAAGCAGCGGCGAAGCGTTCAGCAGCGATTACGATCTGCCGAATGACACGGTATACGCCGAAAGCTGTGCTTCCATCGGCCTGATGATGTTCGCCCGGCGAATGCTGGAAATGGAAGGCGACAGTCAATATGCCGATGTGATGGAGCGCGCACTGTACAACACCGTGCTCGGCGGCATGGCGCTGGATGGCAAACATTTCTTCTATGTGAATCCGCTGGAAGTACATCCAAAATCGCTGAAATTCAACCATATCTACGATCACGTTAAGCCGATCCGCCAGCGTTGGTTTGGTTGCGCTTGTTGTCCGCCAAATATCGCCCGCGTGCTAACCTCGATTGGTCATTATCTCTACACGCCGCGTGAAGATGCGTTGTATATCAACATCTACGCAGGAAACAGCATAGAAGTGCCGGTAGAAAATGGCACGCTGCGTCTGCGGGTTAGCGGAAACTATCCGTGGCAGGAACAGGTGACAATTGCGGTTGAATCGCCCCAGCCGGTGCGTCATACGCTGGCTTTACGTCTGCCGGACTGGTGCACACAGCCGCAGATTACATTGAATGGGGAAGAGGTCGAGCAGGATATTCGTAAAGGGTATTTGCACATTACCCGCGAATGGCAGGAGGGCGACACGCTGAATCTGACTTTGCCAATGCCGGTACGTCGCGTTTACGGTAACCCGCTGGTGCGTCACGTCGCCGGAAAAGTGGCGATTCAGCGCGGCCCGCTGGTGTATTGCCTGGAACAGGCCGACAACGGCGAGTCACTGCATAACCTGTGGCTGCCCACCGATGCGCCATTTACGACATTTGAAGGTAAGGGATTGTTCCGCCATAAGATCTTAATCCAGGCACCGGGTTACCGGTATGAACAGAGCAATCCAAAGCAGCAACCGCTGTGGCATTACGACAGCGCGCCAGCCAAACGCCAGCCACAAACTCTGACATTTATCCCGTGGTTTAGCTGGGCTAACCGGGGTGAAGGCGAAATGCGGATCTGGGTGAATGAGGAAAAGCATTGCCATCCGTAG
- the yiaT gene encoding MipA/OmpV family protein, which yields MLINRNTVALFALPFMASATASELSIGAGAAYNESPYRGYNENTKAIPLISYEGDSFYVRQTTLGFILSQSEKNELSLTASWMPLEFDPADNDDHAMQQLDKRDSTAMAGVAWYHHERWGTVKASAAADVLDNSNGWVGELSVFHKMQIGRLSLTPALGVLYYDENFSDYYYGISESESRRSGLASYSAQDAWVPYVSLTAKYPIGEHIVLMASAGYSELPEEITDSPMIDRNESFTFVTGVSWRF from the coding sequence ATGTTAATTAACCGCAATACTGTGGCGTTATTTGCGTTGCCTTTTATGGCAAGCGCTACTGCTTCTGAATTATCCATTGGTGCTGGTGCAGCTTATAATGAATCGCCTTATCGTGGTTATAATGAAAATACAAAGGCAATTCCGCTGATTAGTTATGAAGGTGATTCTTTTTATGTTCGTCAGACCACGTTAGGTTTTATTCTGTCGCAAAGTGAAAAAAATGAACTTAGCCTGACCGCATCCTGGATGCCGCTGGAATTTGACCCTGCAGATAATGACGATCATGCCATGCAACAGCTTGATAAGCGTGATAGTACGGCTATGGCGGGGGTTGCCTGGTATCACCACGAGCGTTGGGGAACCGTGAAAGCCTCTGCGGCTGCGGACGTTCTGGATAACAGCAACGGCTGGGTGGGGGAGCTATCGGTATTTCACAAAATGCAGATAGGTCGCCTGTCGCTGACACCTGCACTGGGCGTTCTCTATTATGACGAGAATTTCAGTGACTATTACTATGGCATTTCAGAGAGTGAGTCCCGTCGTAGCGGTCTGGCAAGTTATTCCGCGCAGGATGCCTGGGTGCCCTATGTCAGCCTGACGGCAAAATACCCGATAGGAGAGCACATCGTATTGATGGCGAGTGCCGGATACAGCGAGCTGCCGGAAGAGATTACCGACAGCCCGATGATTGATCGTAATGAGAGTTTTACCTTTGTCACCGGCGTGAGCTGGCGTTTTTAA
- a CDS encoding AraC family transcriptional regulator: protein MLELSMTLPIKVQNGGLFISRGVGRHPARRLESWEIIFVEKGRLAIQEEERIFLVDAGESLLLWPNRQHVGVEDFPADLKFYWLHFEVKAPDSDPRWLTHLSVPQQTKVADPQALVALFRQFLSEQEKHQRTPALEFIVLLILQQLTRDARLDEQADAAGTTLAWKAQKLIRTQYHRPLSTALLARELYCNADYLGRVYRRVFHLTLTEAIHRQRVREAEKLLISEARSLTEVAALCGFNDVGYFRQIFRKHTGLTPAAWKRRYSKEHINS, encoded by the coding sequence ATGCTCGAATTATCCATGACGTTACCGATTAAAGTGCAAAATGGTGGATTATTTATTTCCCGTGGCGTAGGGAGGCATCCTGCAAGGCGGCTGGAGTCATGGGAAATTATCTTTGTCGAAAAAGGTCGATTAGCGATTCAGGAAGAAGAGCGGATATTTCTGGTCGATGCGGGAGAGAGTTTATTACTCTGGCCGAACCGACAGCATGTTGGGGTAGAGGATTTTCCCGCCGATCTCAAATTTTACTGGCTGCATTTTGAGGTTAAAGCGCCGGATAGCGACCCGCGCTGGCTCACTCATCTTAGCGTGCCGCAACAAACGAAGGTTGCCGATCCGCAGGCGCTGGTGGCCCTGTTTCGCCAGTTCTTAAGTGAACAGGAAAAGCATCAACGCACTCCGGCGCTGGAGTTTATTGTGCTGCTGATTTTGCAGCAACTCACCCGTGACGCGCGTCTTGATGAACAGGCCGATGCCGCAGGTACCACGCTTGCCTGGAAAGCGCAGAAACTGATCCGCACGCAATATCATCGCCCGCTTTCTACGGCGCTTTTAGCCCGCGAGCTGTACTGCAATGCCGATTATCTTGGGCGTGTCTATCGGCGGGTGTTTCATCTGACGTTAACAGAAGCAATCCACCGCCAGCGAGTGCGCGAAGCCGAAAAGCTGTTAATTAGCGAAGCGCGATCGCTCACGGAAGTGGCGGCGTTGTGCGGGTTTAATGACGTTGGCTATTTCCGACAGATTTTTCGCAAACACACCGGTTTAACGCCAGCTGCGTGGAAGCGACGTTACAGCAAGGAACATATCAATTCGTAG
- the yiaV gene encoding HlyD family secretion protein, with amino-acid sequence MDLLIILTYVAFAWAMFKIFKIPVNKWTIPTAALGGIFIVSGLILLMNYNHPYTFKAQKAVISIPVVPQVTGVVIEVTDKKNTLIKKGEVLFRLDPTRYQARVDRLMADIVTAEHKQRALGAELDEMAANTQQAKATRDKFAKEYQRYARGSQAKVNPFSERDIDVARQNYLAQEASVKSSAAEQKQIQSQLDSLVLGEHSQIASLKAQLAEAKYNLEQTIVRAPSDGYVTQVLIRPGTYAASLPLRPVMVFIPDQKRQIVAQFRQNSLLRLAPGDDAEVVFNALPGKVFSGKLAAISPAVPGGAYQSTGTLQTLNTAPGSDGVIATIELDEHTELSALPDGIYAQVAVYSDHFSHVSVMRKVLLRMTSWVHYLYLDH; translated from the coding sequence ATGGATTTACTGATTATTTTGACCTATGTGGCTTTCGCATGGGCAATGTTTAAGATCTTCAAAATTCCTGTAAATAAATGGACCATTCCCACCGCGGCCCTGGGTGGCATATTTATTGTCAGCGGTCTAATTCTGTTAATGAACTATAACCATCCGTATACCTTTAAAGCGCAAAAAGCGGTTATTTCTATTCCTGTTGTCCCGCAGGTGACAGGCGTGGTGATCGAAGTGACGGACAAGAAAAATACGCTGATTAAAAAAGGTGAGGTGCTATTTCGACTGGACCCGACGCGTTATCAGGCGCGGGTGGATCGGCTGATGGCGGATATCGTTACCGCAGAACATAAACAGCGGGCGTTGGGCGCAGAGTTAGATGAGATGGCGGCGAATACTCAGCAGGCAAAGGCCACGCGGGATAAATTCGCTAAAGAGTACCAGCGTTACGCACGCGGCAGCCAGGCGAAAGTAAACCCGTTTTCAGAACGCGATATTGATGTGGCGCGGCAAAATTATCTGGCGCAGGAAGCCTCCGTAAAGTCATCGGCGGCGGAACAAAAACAGATCCAGAGCCAGCTGGATAGCCTGGTGTTGGGTGAACATTCTCAAATCGCCAGCCTGAAAGCGCAGCTCGCGGAAGCAAAATATAACCTTGAGCAGACGATAGTGCGTGCGCCGAGCGATGGTTATGTGACCCAAGTGCTGATTCGTCCGGGTACCTATGCCGCATCGCTGCCGCTACGTCCTGTGATGGTGTTTATACCCGATCAGAAACGACAAATTGTGGCGCAGTTCCGTCAGAACTCCTTGCTGCGACTGGCTCCCGGCGATGATGCGGAAGTGGTGTTTAATGCTCTGCCAGGTAAGGTATTCAGCGGTAAGCTGGCAGCCATTAGTCCAGCTGTTCCCGGCGGAGCTTATCAGTCGACCGGCACCTTACAGACGTTAAACACAGCACCGGGTTCAGATGGCGTTATCGCGACCATTGAACTGGATGAGCACACTGAGTTGAGCGCTTTACCAGACGGTATTTACGCCCAGGTGGCGGTTTACTCTGATCATTTCAGCCATGTCTCGGTGATGCGCAAAGTGCTGTTACGCATGACCAGTTGGGTGCATTACCTTTATCTCGATCATTAA
- a CDS encoding MFS transporter → MTSTPITTADIAKGKIDDALSVREKIGYGLGDAGGTVITCLIMNFLTFFYTDVFGLTPALVGTLFIALRVFDAISDPVMGVIADRTQSRWGRFRPWQLWIAVPIGIIGILTFTVPDASMGVKIAWAFGTYLLLSVGYTAINVPYCALINTMTTRHNEVISCQSWRFVLCGVAGFLVSVGLPWMVDLFGQDNAARGYQPGVGVLCAIAVVMFLCCFFWVRERVPLSTMGKFTLREHLAGLRNNDQLLLMLVMSFLLINVFNIRGGGYMYFITYVLQGSTGYTSLFFTMVTFASIIGSVIVSPLTRRFDTVKIYYYTNLILAALAGLMWFLPSGPAYQTLWLAVILGNGVILGFTLPLHFSLMAFADDYGEWKTRVRSSGMNFAFNLFFIKLAWASSAGIISLMFIFVAYQPGVENQTASSLGGIAAMETLLPALFHLLLAMAIRFCKLNNPMMSRIASDLRQRHVQP, encoded by the coding sequence ATGACCTCTACACCGATTACTACCGCTGATATCGCTAAAGGTAAAATTGACGATGCGTTATCTGTACGGGAAAAAATAGGCTACGGCCTGGGTGACGCAGGCGGCACCGTAATAACTTGCCTGATCATGAACTTTCTCACCTTTTTCTACACCGACGTTTTTGGCTTAACTCCGGCGCTGGTCGGCACGCTGTTTATTGCACTGCGCGTGTTTGATGCCATCTCCGACCCGGTGATGGGCGTCATTGCCGACCGGACGCAAAGTCGCTGGGGGCGCTTTCGTCCGTGGCAGCTATGGATTGCCGTCCCTATTGGCATTATCGGCATCCTGACGTTCACCGTGCCAGATGCCAGCATGGGAGTAAAAATCGCCTGGGCGTTCGGCACTTACCTGCTCCTTTCAGTCGGTTATACCGCCATCAACGTGCCGTACTGCGCGCTGATCAACACCATGACCACCCGCCACAATGAAGTGATCTCCTGCCAGTCCTGGCGATTCGTTCTCTGCGGCGTAGCGGGATTTCTGGTTTCGGTTGGCCTGCCGTGGATGGTAGATCTCTTCGGTCAGGATAATGCCGCGCGCGGCTATCAACCGGGCGTCGGCGTGCTGTGCGCCATCGCTGTAGTGATGTTCCTGTGCTGTTTCTTCTGGGTTCGTGAACGGGTGCCACTCTCCACAATGGGGAAATTTACCCTGCGCGAACATCTTGCCGGGCTGCGAAACAACGACCAACTGCTGCTGATGCTGGTCATGTCTTTCCTGCTGATTAACGTCTTTAATATTCGCGGCGGTGGGTATATGTACTTCATTACCTACGTCTTACAAGGCAGTACGGGCTACACGTCGCTGTTCTTCACTATGGTCACCTTCGCCTCCATTATCGGCTCGGTGATTGTCAGCCCGTTAACGCGACGTTTCGATACCGTCAAAATTTACTACTACACCAACCTGATTCTCGCCGCGCTGGCGGGACTGATGTGGTTCCTGCCCTCCGGCCCCGCTTATCAAACGCTGTGGCTGGCGGTGATCCTTGGTAATGGCGTGATTCTTGGCTTCACATTGCCATTGCACTTCTCATTGATGGCCTTTGCCGATGACTACGGCGAGTGGAAAACCCGCGTACGTTCTTCCGGCATGAACTTCGCCTTCAATCTGTTTTTCATCAAGCTGGCCTGGGCCTCCAGCGCCGGGATCATCAGCCTGATGTTTATTTTTGTCGCCTACCAGCCAGGCGTGGAAAACCAGACCGCCAGTTCGCTTGGCGGGATCGCGGCGATGGAAACATTGCTGCCTGCGCTGTTCCACCTGCTGCTGGCGATGGCGATCCGCTTTTGCAAACTCAATAACCCTATGATGTCACGCATTGCTAGCGACCTGCGTCAGCGTCATGTACAGCCTTAA
- the yiaW gene encoding DUF3302 domain-containing protein — protein MFLDYFALGVLIFVFLVIFYGIIILHDIPYLIAKKRNHPHADAIHVAGWVSLFTLHVIWPFLWIWATLYRPERGWGMQNHDSSVVQLQQRIAGLEKQLADIKSSSAE, from the coding sequence ATGTTCCTGGACTATTTTGCACTGGGAGTGCTTATTTTTGTATTTCTGGTGATATTCTATGGGATTATTATTTTACATGATATTCCCTACCTGATTGCTAAAAAACGTAATCATCCTCATGCCGACGCCATTCATGTTGCTGGTTGGGTGAGTCTTTTTACGCTGCATGTTATCTGGCCATTTTTGTGGATTTGGGCCACGCTTTACCGCCCGGAGCGGGGATGGGGAATGCAAAACCATGACTCCTCCGTTGTGCAACTACAACAGCGTATTGCCGGGCTGGAGAAACAGCTCGCCGACATCAAATCCTCTTCTGCCGAGTAA
- the yiaU gene encoding LysR family transcriptional regulator → MTKLQLKYRELKIISVIAASENISHAATVLGFAQANVSKYLADFESKVGLKVFDRTTRQLMLTPFGTALLPYINDMLDRNEQLNNFIADYKHEKRGRVTIYAPTGIITYLSKHVIDKIKDIGDITLSLKTCNLERNAFYEGVEFPDDCDVLISYAPPKDESLVASFITQYAVTAYASQRYLEKHPISRPDELEHHSCILIDSMMIDDANIWRFNVAGSKEVRDYRVKGNYVCDNTQSALELARNHLGIVFAPDKSVQSDLQDGTLVPCFQQPYEWWLDLVAIFRKREYQPWRVQYVLDEMLREIRHQLAQSQQLRPEQAAESED, encoded by the coding sequence ATGACAAAATTACAACTTAAGTACCGGGAGTTAAAAATTATCTCGGTAATCGCTGCCAGTGAAAATATCAGCCATGCCGCGACTGTACTTGGATTCGCACAGGCCAACGTCAGCAAATATCTTGCTGATTTTGAATCAAAAGTAGGTTTAAAAGTCTTTGACCGAACCACCCGGCAGTTGATGCTCACACCTTTTGGTACCGCGCTGTTACCGTACATCAACGACATGCTGGACAGAAACGAGCAACTTAATAATTTTATTGCAGATTATAAGCATGAGAAACGTGGTCGGGTCACCATCTACGCCCCAACCGGCATAATTACCTATTTATCCAAACATGTTATCGATAAAATTAAAGATATCGGTGATATCACCTTATCGCTAAAAACCTGCAATCTTGAGCGTAATGCCTTTTATGAAGGTGTCGAATTTCCCGATGATTGTGATGTTTTAATCAGCTATGCTCCACCAAAAGATGAATCGCTGGTTGCCAGTTTTATTACGCAATATGCCGTAACCGCTTATGCCAGTCAGCGCTATCTTGAGAAACATCCCATTAGCCGTCCTGACGAACTCGAACATCACTCCTGTATTTTGATCGACTCGATGATGATCGACGACGCGAATATCTGGCGCTTCAACGTCGCCGGGAGTAAAGAGGTACGGGATTATCGCGTGAAGGGAAATTACGTTTGCGACAACACGCAATCGGCGCTGGAGCTGGCACGAAATCACCTGGGGATTGTGTTTGCGCCAGACAAAAGTGTGCAGAGCGACCTGCAAGACGGCACGCTGGTGCCCTGCTTTCAGCAACCGTATGAATGGTGGCTGGATCTGGTGGCTATCTTCCGTAAACGGGAATACCAGCCCTGGCGGGTCCAGTATGTGCTGGATGAAATGCTGCGTGAAATTCGCCACCAGCTTGCTCAGTCGCAGCAACTGCGGCCTGAACAAGCGGCGGAAAGCGAAGATTAA
- a CDS encoding type II toxin-antitoxin system HicB family antitoxin, producing the protein MFYPAYIHSDPDGSASGFFPDVPGCYFAGDTLDNAFQDARSALVAHFETLCEMNEELPLPGSVETHLVQRAQDFIGGQWLLVDINMNQFEGRAERINITMPKRLLNKIDTYVRNNPDYANRSAFLAEAARRVLPGV; encoded by the coding sequence ATGTTTTATCCCGCCTATATCCACAGTGATCCTGACGGCAGCGCCAGCGGTTTTTTCCCTGATGTTCCAGGCTGTTATTTTGCTGGTGATACGCTGGACAACGCTTTCCAGGATGCGCGAAGTGCACTGGTCGCGCACTTCGAAACCTTATGCGAGATGAATGAAGAGTTGCCGCTTCCAGGCTCTGTGGAAACACATCTGGTCCAGCGTGCGCAGGACTTTATTGGCGGGCAATGGTTGCTGGTGGATATCAATATGAATCAGTTCGAAGGTCGGGCTGAACGTATCAATATTACGATGCCGAAAAGATTACTGAACAAGATTGATACCTACGTGCGCAATAACCCAGACTACGCCAACAGAAGTGCGTTTCTGGCGGAAGCTGCCCGGCGTGTATTGCCGGGCGTTTAA